From one Coffea eugenioides isolate CCC68of chromosome 11, Ceug_1.0, whole genome shotgun sequence genomic stretch:
- the LOC113753581 gene encoding WAT1-related protein At3g28050-like, which produces MESSLPYVGMVVQQFAQVGLLIVTKKAMLSGMTTFSLVFYSSASGALILLPLCFLIKRSARPKLSFHFLGCCFLIGLIGFLVQIFGYAGTFYAPSSLISAMMNLIPGITFLFAVLFRMETVDCRSFSTLAKSIGTIVAISGALVATLYQGPPLLMLPSHSNLTLQPLTQSANVLLGGLLFGIDCVIASLLMIAQAFVLKKYPVELIIMFFYSCFVAIFSLASSLILERDLSAFSLKTKTRLVAVLYGGFFGNIFQLTIGSWCVRKKGPLFAATFHPIGVVLGTAMGVIFLQDTFYLGSLVGSIIILIGFYSVMWGKAKERKLVDENGVNNLESGGEKAPLLSTKDAN; this is translated from the exons ATGGAGAGTTCACTGCCTTATGTGGGCATGGTGGTTCAGCAGTTTGCACAGGTGGGCCTTTTGATAGTAACCAAGAAAGCTATGTTAAGTGGAATGACAACATTCAGCCTTGTTTTCTACTCCAGTGCTTCTGGTGCACtcattcttcttcctctttgttttctcATCAAAAG ATCAGCCCGTCCCAAgctttctttccattttcttggcTGCTGTTTCTTGATTGGCCTAATTGG GTTCTTGGTGCAGATATTTGGCTATGCTGGGACTTTCTATGCCCCTTCATCGCTTATCTCAGCAATGATGAACCTTATCCCCGGGATTACCTTTTTATTTGCCGTTTTATTCAG GATGGAAACAGTGGACTGCAGAAGCTTCAGCACACTGGCCAAATCCATTGGGACTATTGTAGCAATCTCGGGTGCTCTGGTTGCAACTCTTTATCAAGGACCCCCCTTACTGATGCTCCCATCTCACTCAAATCTCACCCTTCAACCTCTTACCCAGTCAGCAAATGTGCTGCTTGGTGGACTGCTTTTTGGCATTGATTGTGTGATTGCTTCTCTACTTATGATTGCACAG GCATTTGTCCTTAAGAAGTATCCGGTGGAGTTGATCATAATGTTCTTTTATAGCTGCTTTGTGGCTATTTTTTCTCTAGCTTCTTCTCTAATTCTGGAAAGAGACCTCAGTGCATTCAGCTTAAAAACAAAGACGAGGTTGGTTGCTGTTCTATACGGG GGATTCTTTGGCAATATTTTTCAACTGACTATTGGTTCCTGGTGCGTGAGGAAAAAGGGCCCTCTTTTTGCAGCAACATTTCATCCCATAGGCGTTGTCCTCGGAACTGCAATGGGGGTGATCTTTCTCCAGGACACTTTCTATCTTGGCAG TCTGGTGGGCTCTATAATCATTCTAATTGGATTTTACTCTGTGATGTGGGGAAAAGCTAAAGAAAGGAAGCTGGTTGATGAGAATGGAGTGAACAACTTGGAATCAGGGGGTGAAAAGGCCCCTCTCTTGAGTACCAAAGATGCCAATTGA
- the LOC113751166 gene encoding WAT1-related protein At3g28050-like, giving the protein MEKMKSVAPYLGMVIAQTAQVGLIIVSKEAMSNGMSKYVFVTYSNALASLILLPTSFLVHRSNRPPLTFKLVSGFFLLGVLGCTAQVTGYAGIDYTSASFASAMLNLIPGFTFVLAVIFRMEKVDCRTSSTIAKSIGTIVSIAGAFILTLYKGLQILMASSSPITHYDLLYQQQSNWVLGGLFLAIDCLAASMFIIVQALILKDFPADLIMVFFYCFFVAILSAGISLVSGDNLSAWTLQPTMRLLTILYSGIFGSALQVSLSAWCVHKKGPLFVAMFHPLGIVIAAAFNIIISKDAFYVGSLVGSILIVIGFYSVMWGKAREGKVVEDQLRGSTVFNAESSPLLQNQDP; this is encoded by the exons ATGGAGAAGATGAAGAGCGTAGCCCCATACTTGGGGATGGTAATAGCACAAACTGCTCAAGTAGGCCTAATTATTGTAAGCAAAGAAGCCATGTCAAATGGGATGTCCAAATACGTTTTTGTCACCTACTCCAACGCTCTTGCTTCCCTAATTCTCCTCCCCACTTCTTTTCTAGTTCACAG ATCAAATAGGCCTCCCCTCACTTTCAAACTGGTCAGTGGGTTTTTCTTGCTGGGTGTTCTGGG GTGCACTGCTCAGGTAACAGGATATGCTGGAATTGACTATACCTCTGCGTCATTTGCTTCTGCAATGCTCAACCTCATCCCTGGTTTCACATTTGTTCTTGCTGTAATTTTCAG GATGGAGAAAGTAGATTGTAGAACCTCAAGTACTATTGCCAAATCAATTGGTACCATAGTGTCAATTGCTGGAGCCTTCATTCTGACTCTCTACAAGGGCCTCCAAATCCTGATGGCCTCATCATCGCCAATAACCCATTATGATCTTCTATACCAGCAACAATCCAACTGGGTCTTGGGTGGACTTTTTCTTGCTATAGACTGTTTAGCGGCTTCAATGTTTATCATTGTACAG GCACTTATCCTGAAGGATTTCCCAGCAGATTTGATCATGGTCTTCTTCTACTGCTTCTTTGTGGCCATTCTATCTGCAGGGATTTCTCTCGTTTCAGGTGACAATCTAAGTGCTTGGACACTACAACCTACTATGAGACTGCTTACTATCTTATACTCA GGAATTTTTGGTTCTGCTCTACAAGTCAGTTTGTCTGCATGGTGTGTTCACAAAAAGGGACCCCTTTTTGTTGCTATGTTTCATCCCCTGGGCATAGTCATTGCAGCTGCCTTTAATATTATCATTTCAAAAGATGCTTTTTATGTTGGGAG TTTGGTGGGGTCAATTCTTATTGTCATTGGGTTTTACTCTGTGATGTGGGGAAAAGCAAGAGAAGGGAAGGTTGTTGAGGACCAATTGCGAGGAAGCACAGTATTCAATGCTGAAAGTTCTCCCCTTTTGCAAAATCAAGATCCCTAA